In a genomic window of Rhododendron vialii isolate Sample 1 chromosome 12a, ASM3025357v1:
- the LOC131309973 gene encoding TLC domain-containing protein At5g14285-like: MEPPPFFSLPLPTFFLFFTTIYFLGYFVIFRNWNATTRPQASSCFLSLSHGTPAVVLSTLSLLQKTPKTHFNFASPNTPLQNLTLDYSTAYFLVDLLHYLLFVPTDHLFIAHHAATLYVFLTCRYAVNHGAYPLLVLLVLAEVTSACQNTWTLAGFRREESPAAAAVYGFLSPVFYSVYTVVRGVLGPAFVWEMGVFYLRGGGDGAIPTWVWGSWMVVIVSAILVSDLWVWNRWVDWCTQRRKKD; encoded by the coding sequence ATGGAACCTCCCCCCTTCTTCTCCCTGCCTCTCCCcaccttcttcctcttcttcacaACCATCTACTTCCTCGGCTATTTCGTCATCTTCCGCAACTGGAACGCCACCACCAGACCCCAAGCCTCCAGctgcttcctctctctctcccacggcACCCCCGCCGTCGTCCTatccaccctctctctcctccaaaaaaccccaaaaacccaCTTCAACTTCGCCTCCCCAAACACTCCCTTACAAAACCTCACCCTCGACTACAGCACTGCCTACTTCCTCGTCGACCTCCTCCACTACCTCCTCTTCGTCCCCACCGACCACCTCTTCATCGCCCACCACGCCGCCACCCTCTACGTCTTCCTCACGTGCCGCTACGCCGTAAACCACGGGGCTTACCCCCTCTTGGTGCTCCTCGTCCTCGCCGAGGTCACCAGCGCGTGCCAGAACACCTGGACCCTGGCGGGGTTCCGCCGCGAGGAGTCCCCCGCGGCGGCCGCGGTTTACGGGTTCCTGTCTCCTGTGTTCTACTCTGTTTACACGGTGGTGAGGGGGGTGTTGGGGCCGGCGTTTGTGTGGGAGATGGGGGTGTTTTACTTGAGGGGAGGTGGGGATGGGGCGATTCCTACGTGGGTTTGGGGTTCTTGGATGGTGGTGATTGTGAGTGCGATTTTGGTGAGTGATTTGTGGGTTTGGAATCGGTGGGTCGATTGGTGCACACAGAGGAGGAAAAAGGATTAG